A window of the Vespa velutina chromosome 7, iVesVel2.1, whole genome shotgun sequence genome harbors these coding sequences:
- the LOC124950289 gene encoding proteasome adapter and scaffold protein ECM29 isoform X2 produces the protein MAAATDELILLERVFLRLGSADTDEQLQASVCKFLPPVLLKLSSAQEGVRKKVMELLIHINRRVKTRPQVQLPVEALLLQYQDPAASSFVINFTIIYIKLGYPRMEMKKQAELIPSVLNAIDGKPLSHQDSLMLIIMPALGHINIPADPDKRTSLLGLQDKPYVSKQLINFMLDVLLLPYGSVGQSENQQLNQTVDWPQFPVPPGLSEYAFKRVIGEHPPTAEQLEQTKLGIVKFISSGFFPDSDIFIHLVVAAADTRFSVANMADLELKKIVSSLDWSSMQIAAPLYTLFLGTDGLATQKEIKPEMKRLPASTRIRLKVLHYLCRLTKSGFIIPSCIQVVFDSLYGKNTNSKLKSLALQFTSNIVQQCSLTPLVRVAGVILNGMIKLISEGEDIHKPMAYTIIGQLGQRIPSLINKDLSLLQNLFDTLVSTDGDLRRTVRDALISVTSAFILNREDKSNIALMNALLSSHIESPESSVRFVAMHYAATVFPPDDAPSRYLLLLSCGDNKHEISTEAVKALYSGVNKTDGDSHDKQDVKQTVLPDFSDLVAYIHSKMQIRMSMPSGGKINIGSKTLPFNIATFSEIINYLRVCLAKSANIPTYNEPLQHPCEYTPMIGRYLQNLYETQPGALNYYLDMILLLTHAAADSTSLQALLEVVGCIPNYMREIYEKELPWLRTLLTSTKPDVRYLVAKVYGVITSNFSSVDFEKHISEIIDMIKKKHVESQHGSLLALTFMMERNLIIKRNENRDDLLNWEMYIHVVKIICTFLHESTTLLMDAAVEAIGIVGKTFPLPLPAEGNDELNKKAVTETLFSIVTDVKIKTKVKEKAVISLGYICVAEDFPHTTYIIDKIITMAKETKDIEIHLIMGEALVCCVQGQASPEGRDAWTTLPSEYKISFSNKSIELLIYVLDELLKMYKIPHPNSRQATCIWLLALLKHNVQRDCIKTKLSAIHHAFIEFLSEDSDIIQDLAAKGLSLVHANSTQEERNSLVSSILEQFMQGRRTVQQVTSDTKLFEEGQLGKSPSGGNISTYREICSLATELQKPELVYYFMRLANHNAVWTSKKGAAFGFAAIASIASDELNKYLPSIIPRLYRYQFDPTPKLQQSMSSIWREIVPSTIKALEQYHKEILDDIRNNLTNNEWRVRISCCNALSDLLRANIHINLELYAPELWMKLFRVMDDIHEGTRLAATNTAKVLSKVCIRHCDSSYGKAGEDLLQAILPPLLDIGVLHTIDTVRAVSLQTVSQLVTSAGNLLKPALVNLIPALLSAIGESENPNLSYLSNAYGTTSEAQDAIDALRTSVAKGHHATETISKCIQYIDASILKELMPKVIELIKCSVGFGTKIACSHFLILLSTHLKQEMQPYTGKLLVVLVNGLADRNAAVRRNNAIAIGHVVGSAKESSLEKLFNTLNTWYMEKEDDSIRLAVGQTLQSINNHNQELLRNYLNIIIPLIFFAMHAEKTQANENTVALWTELWNDITPGTETGIRQNLNTITTTLRGALESASWNTKVQAANAVNTVASKLGSGVDLDARNTLLKVLTDGLRGRTWNGKERLLSALATLASNSK, from the exons ATGGCAGCAGCTACGGACGAGCTGA TTTTGCTTGAAAGAGTTTTCCTTCGGCTGGGATCAGCAGATACAGATGAACAATTACAAGCATCTGTTTGTAAATTCCTACCGCCGGTATTGCTCAAATTGTCCAGTGCACAGGAAGgcgttagaaaaaaagtaatggaGTTGTTAATTCATATCAATAGAAGGGTAAAAACTAGACCTCAAGTGCAGTTACCAGTTGAAGCATTATTGTTGCAGTATCAGGATCCAGCTGCTAGTTCATTTGTAAtt aattttacaattatatatataaaattgggATATCCACgaatggaaatgaaaaagcaAGCAGAATTAATCCCCAGTGTATTAAATGCTATTGATGGAAAACCTTTATCCCATCAAGATAG tTTAATGCTAATAATAATGCCAGCCTTAGGACATATTAATATTCCTGCAGACCCTGATAAGCGAACATCTTTACTTGGTTTACAAGATAAACCTTATGTATCAAAACAATTGATCAACTTTATGCTTGATGTACTATTGTTACCGTATGG ATCGGTAGGACAAAGTGAAAATCAGCAATTGAATCAAACTGTTGATTGGCCTCAATTTCCTGTTCCACCTGGATTAAGTGAATATGCATTCAAGAGAGTTATAGGTGAACATCCACCTACTGCTGAACAGCTGGAACAAACTAAATTGGgaattgttaaatttatttctagtGGATTTTTTCCTGActcagatatttttatacatttggTTGTTGCAGCTGCAGATACTAGATTTAGTGTTGCTAATATGGCAGAtttagaattgaaaaaaattgtaag tTCTTTAGATTGGTCCTCAATGCAAATAGCTGCACCACTTTATACATTATTCTTAGGTACTGATGGTTTAGCAACACAAAAGGAAATTAAACCTGAAATGAAACGATTACCTGCTAGTACTCGTATTCGACTAAAAGTATTACATTATCTTTGTCGATTAACTAAATCAGgttttattattccttcatGCATTCAG gTTGTATTTGATTCTTTGTAtggaaaaaatacaaattcaaaGTTGAAATCATTAGCATTGCAATTTACATCTAATATTGTTCAGCA atgTAGTCTTACACCATTGGTTCGTGTAGCAGGGGTAATATTAAATggtatgataaaattaatttctgaaGGCGAAGATATTCATAAACCTATGGCATATACAATTATTGGACAATTAGGCCAAAGAATACCTTCTTTAATCAATAAAGATTTGAGTTTGTTACAAAATCTTTTCGATACCTTGGTATCG aCTGACGGAGATTTACGAAGAACTGTGCGAGATGCTTTAATATCTGTAACATCTGCATTTATTCTCAATagagaagataaaagtaaCATAGCTTTGATGAATGCTTTATTGTCATCTCATATAGAATCACCAGAATCAAGTGtaag gtTTGTGGCTATGCATTATGCCGCGACAGTATTTCCTCCTGATGATGCTCCATCACGATATCTACTACTTTTATCATGTGGTGATAACAAACATGAAATAAGTACAGAAGCTGTAAAAGCTCTATATAGCGGTGTAAATAAAACTGACGGTGATAGTCATGATAAACAGGATGTCAAACAAACAGTTCTACCAGATTTCTCAGATCTTGTAGCTTATATACATTCAAAGATGCAAATAAGAATGTCTATGCCAAGTggtggaaaaataaatataggaAGTAAAACGCTTCCATTTAATATTGCAACTTTTTCAGAG ataattaattatctacgCGTTTGTCTCGCAAAAAGTGCtaatatacctacatataatGAGCCACTACAACATCCATGTGAATACACTCCAATGATTGGAcgttatttacaaaatttgtaTGAAACTCAACCAGGAGCactaaattattatcttgatATGATTTTACTGCTCACTCATGCTGCTGCAG ATTCAACTTCTTTGCAAGCATTATTAGAAGTTGTTGGTTGTATTCCAAATTATATgagagaaatttatgaaaaagaattaccATGGCTCCGTACCTTACTTACATCCACAAAACCGGATGTAAGATATTTGGTTGCTAAAGTCTATGGTGTTATAACTTCTAATTTTTCATCTGTTGATTTCGAAAAACACATTTCGGAGATTATAgatatgataaagaaaaaacatgtaGAATCACAGCATGGTTCATTATTGGCTTTAACTTTCATGATGGAGAggaatttgataattaaacgaaatgaaaatagagaCGACCTGCTCAATTGGGAGATGTATATTCATGttgttaaaattatat gtACATTTCTTCATGAAAGTACAACATTACTTATGGATGCTGCAGTTGAAGCTATTGGTATTGTAGGAAAAACATTTCCTTTACCATTACCTGCAGAAGGAAatgatgaattaaataaaaaagcagtTACAGAAACACTGTTTTCTATAGTAACTGATGTAAAAATTAAGACTAag gTGAAGGAAAAGGCAGTGATCTCTTTAGGATACATATGCGTTGCAGAAGATTTTCCACACACTACATATATAATAgacaaaataattacaatggcGAAAGAA actaaagatatagaaattcatttaattatggGCGAAGCTCTAGTATGTTGTGTTCAGGGACAGGCATCTCCAGAAGGACGAGATGCATGGACAACTCTTCCTAGTGAATATAAGATTTCATTTAGCAACAAGAGTATTGaacttttaatatatgtactagatgaattattaaaaatgtacaaGATACCACATCCTAATTCCAGACAG gccACATGCATATGGTTGTTAGCACTATTAAAACATAATGTTCAACGAGATTGtatcaaaacaaaattatcaGCAATTCATCATGCTTTTATAGAATTTCTTTCTGAGGACAgtg ATATAATACAGGATTTAGCAGCAAAGGGACTTAGTCTAGTACATGCTAATAGCACACAAGAAGAACGTAATTCTTTAGTATCGTCTATATTAGAACAGTTTATGCAAGGTCGCAGAACTGTACAACAAGTTACAAGTGATACAAAACTATTTGAAGAGGGCCAGTTAGGAAAAAGTCCTAGTGG tGGTAATATATCAACATATAGAGAAATATGCTCTCTTGCAACTGAGTTACAAAAACCAGAAttggtttattattttatgcgaTTAGCTAATCATAATGCAGTTTGGACATCTAAGAAAGGTGCTGCATTTGGATTTGCAGCTATAGCTAGTATAGCAAGTGATGaattaaataagtatttaCCAAGTATCATACCAAGATTATACAGATATCAGTTTGATCCTACTCCAAAACTTCAACAAAGTATGAGTAGTATATGGCGTGAAATTGTTCCTTCTACAATTAAAGCT CTTGAACAATATCACAAAGAAATATTGgatgatattagaaataatttgacAAATAATGAATGGCGTGTACGCATAAGTTGTTGTAATGCTTTATCTGATTTGTTGAGAGCAAATATCCATATAAATTTAGAATTATATGCTCCTGAATTATGGATGAAATTGTTTCGTGTAATGGATGACATTCATGAAGGTACAAGGCTAGCTGCTACAAATACGGCCAAAGTACTTAGCAAA gtttGTATACGACACTGTGATTCTTCATATGGTAAAGCAGGTGAAGATTTATTACAAGCCATTTTACCACCATTACTTGATATTGGTGTACTTCATACAATAGATACTGTGAGAGCAGTATCATTACAAACAGTATCTCAACTTGTAACATCAGCTGGAAATTTGCTTAAACCTGCTCTAGTCAACTTAATACCTGCTCTTTTAAGTGCAATCGGAGAATCTGAGAATCCTAATCTGTCATATTTAAGTAATGCATATGGTACGACATCCGAAGCACAAGATGCTATTGATGCATTAAGAACTTCTGTTGCAAAAGGTCATCATGCAACAGAAACAATATCTAAA tgTATACAATATATCGACGCGTCTATTTTGAAAGAGTTGATGCCAAaagtaatagaattaataaaatgcaGCGTTGGTTTTGGAACAAAGATTGCTTGTTCCCATTTTTTGATTCTTCTTAGTACTCATTTGAAACAAGAGATGCAACCATATACTG gtaagcTTTTAGTTGTTTTGGTAAATGGTTTAGCTGATCGTAATGCTGCGGTTAGACGAAATAATGCTATTGCTATTGGTCATGTGGTTGGATCAGCAAAGGAATCTAgtcttgaaaaattatttaacactTTAAATACTTGGTATATGGAAAAAGAAG atgATTCCATTAGATTAGCAGTTGGACAAACTTTGCAATccataaataatcataatcaagagttattaagaaattatttaaatattattatacctcTTATATTTTTTGCTATGCATGCAGAAAAAACTCAAG CAAATGAAAATACAGTTGCACTATGGACTGAATTATGGAATGATATAACACCAGGAACAGAAACAGGAATTAGgcaaaatttaaatacaataactACTACTCTACGTGGAGCTTTAGAATCAGCATCATGGAATACTAAAGTACAAGCAGCAAATGCAGTTAATACAGTAGCATCAAAGTTGGGTAGTGGTGTTGATCTAGATGCAAGAAATactttattaaaagtattgaCAGATGGATTACGAGGACGAACGTGGAATGGCAAAGAGAGACTCTTAAGTGCTCTTGCTACATTAGCAAGTAATAGCAAGTAA
- the LOC124950289 gene encoding proteasome adapter and scaffold protein ECM29 isoform X1, whose amino-acid sequence MAAATDELILLERVFLRLGSADTDEQLQASVCKFLPPVLLKLSSAQEGVRKKVMELLIHINRRVKTRPQVQLPVEALLLQYQDPAASSFVINFTIIYIKLGYPRMEMKKQAELIPSVLNAIDGKPLSHQDSLMLIIMPALGHINIPADPDKRTSLLGLQDKPYVSKQLINFMLDVLLLPYGSVGQSENQQLNQTVDWPQFPVPPGLSEYAFKRVIGEHPPTAEQLEQTKLGIVKFISSGFFPDSDIFIHLVVAAADTRFSVANMADLELKKIVSSLDWSSMQIAAPLYTLFLGTDGLATQKEIKPEMKRLPASTRIRLKVLHYLCRLTKSGFIIPSCIQVVFDSLYGKNTNSKLKSLALQFTSNIVQQCSLTPLVRVAGVILNGMIKLISEGEDIHKPMAYTIIGQLGQRIPSLINKDLSLLQNLFDTLVSTDGDLRRTVRDALISVTSAFILNREDKSNIALMNALLSSHIESPESSVRFVAMHYAATVFPPDDAPSRYLLLLSCGDNKHEISTEAVKALYSGVNKTDGDSHDKQDVKQTVLPDFSDLVAYIHSKMQIRMSMPSGGKINIGSKTLPFNIATFSEIINYLRVCLAKSANIPTYNEPLQHPCEYTPMIGRYLQNLYETQPGALNYYLDMILLLTHAAADSTSLQALLEVVGCIPNYMREIYEKELPWLRTLLTSTKPDVRYLVAKVYGVITSNFSSVDFEKHISEIIDMIKKKHVESQHGSLLALTFMMERNLIIKRNENRDDLLNWEMYIHVVKIICTFLHESTTLLMDAAVEAIGIVGKTFPLPLPAEGNDELNKKAVTETLFSIVTDVKIKTKVKEKAVISLGYICVAEDFPHTTYIIDKIITMAKETKDIEIHLIMGEALVCCVQGQASPEGRDAWTTLPSEYKISFSNKSIELLIYVLDELLKMYKIPHPNSRQATCIWLLALLKHNVQRDCIKTKLSAIHHAFIEFLSEDSDIIQDLAAKGLSLVHANSTQEERNSLVSSILEQFMQGRRTVQQVTSDTKLFEEGQLGKSPSGGNISTYREICSLATELQKPELVYYFMRLANHNAVWTSKKGAAFGFAAIASIASDELNKYLPSIIPRLYRYQFDPTPKLQQSMSSIWREIVPSTIKALEQYHKEILDDIRNNLTNNEWRVRISCCNALSDLLRANIHINLELYAPELWMKLFRVMDDIHEGTRLAATNTAKVLSKVCIRHCDSSYGKAGEDLLQAILPPLLDIGVLHTIDTVRAVSLQTVSQLVTSAGNLLKPALVNLIPALLSAIGESENPNLSYLSNAYGTTSEAQDAIDALRTSVAKGHHATETISKCIQYIDASILKELMPKVIELIKCSVGFGTKIACSHFLILLSTHLKQEMQPYTGKLLVVLVNGLADRNAAVRRNNAIAIGHVVGSAKESSLEKLFNTLNTWYMEKEDDSIRLAVGQTLQSINNHNQELLRNYLNIIIPLIFFAMHAEKTQANENTVALWTELWNDITPGTETGIRQNLNTITTTLRGALESASWNTKVQAANAVNTVASKLGSGVDLDARNTLLKVLTDGLRGRTWNGKERLLSALATLASNSKETLHEDEKLKEMIIETLYRESKKEAVEYRQHALQAFCTVLHELDIDKFTEVYNIAQEILTKLSNKNADDDDDSIVENSKRKENNIKLQEVVYEMLGKAWPSSKKTQDNFCIEFVHHCQQVLPNTTRSVQVAILTSLNHFVDKLVLFTINYANMTTKDKETLNSLCDMLCNILSNCISTPRYTRIRKEGLNIVISLSKKLNETKNIENLDKIKLVLKELMPDLAKDNQPEIRTRVIDIKEMLKM is encoded by the exons ATGGCAGCAGCTACGGACGAGCTGA TTTTGCTTGAAAGAGTTTTCCTTCGGCTGGGATCAGCAGATACAGATGAACAATTACAAGCATCTGTTTGTAAATTCCTACCGCCGGTATTGCTCAAATTGTCCAGTGCACAGGAAGgcgttagaaaaaaagtaatggaGTTGTTAATTCATATCAATAGAAGGGTAAAAACTAGACCTCAAGTGCAGTTACCAGTTGAAGCATTATTGTTGCAGTATCAGGATCCAGCTGCTAGTTCATTTGTAAtt aattttacaattatatatataaaattgggATATCCACgaatggaaatgaaaaagcaAGCAGAATTAATCCCCAGTGTATTAAATGCTATTGATGGAAAACCTTTATCCCATCAAGATAG tTTAATGCTAATAATAATGCCAGCCTTAGGACATATTAATATTCCTGCAGACCCTGATAAGCGAACATCTTTACTTGGTTTACAAGATAAACCTTATGTATCAAAACAATTGATCAACTTTATGCTTGATGTACTATTGTTACCGTATGG ATCGGTAGGACAAAGTGAAAATCAGCAATTGAATCAAACTGTTGATTGGCCTCAATTTCCTGTTCCACCTGGATTAAGTGAATATGCATTCAAGAGAGTTATAGGTGAACATCCACCTACTGCTGAACAGCTGGAACAAACTAAATTGGgaattgttaaatttatttctagtGGATTTTTTCCTGActcagatatttttatacatttggTTGTTGCAGCTGCAGATACTAGATTTAGTGTTGCTAATATGGCAGAtttagaattgaaaaaaattgtaag tTCTTTAGATTGGTCCTCAATGCAAATAGCTGCACCACTTTATACATTATTCTTAGGTACTGATGGTTTAGCAACACAAAAGGAAATTAAACCTGAAATGAAACGATTACCTGCTAGTACTCGTATTCGACTAAAAGTATTACATTATCTTTGTCGATTAACTAAATCAGgttttattattccttcatGCATTCAG gTTGTATTTGATTCTTTGTAtggaaaaaatacaaattcaaaGTTGAAATCATTAGCATTGCAATTTACATCTAATATTGTTCAGCA atgTAGTCTTACACCATTGGTTCGTGTAGCAGGGGTAATATTAAATggtatgataaaattaatttctgaaGGCGAAGATATTCATAAACCTATGGCATATACAATTATTGGACAATTAGGCCAAAGAATACCTTCTTTAATCAATAAAGATTTGAGTTTGTTACAAAATCTTTTCGATACCTTGGTATCG aCTGACGGAGATTTACGAAGAACTGTGCGAGATGCTTTAATATCTGTAACATCTGCATTTATTCTCAATagagaagataaaagtaaCATAGCTTTGATGAATGCTTTATTGTCATCTCATATAGAATCACCAGAATCAAGTGtaag gtTTGTGGCTATGCATTATGCCGCGACAGTATTTCCTCCTGATGATGCTCCATCACGATATCTACTACTTTTATCATGTGGTGATAACAAACATGAAATAAGTACAGAAGCTGTAAAAGCTCTATATAGCGGTGTAAATAAAACTGACGGTGATAGTCATGATAAACAGGATGTCAAACAAACAGTTCTACCAGATTTCTCAGATCTTGTAGCTTATATACATTCAAAGATGCAAATAAGAATGTCTATGCCAAGTggtggaaaaataaatataggaAGTAAAACGCTTCCATTTAATATTGCAACTTTTTCAGAG ataattaattatctacgCGTTTGTCTCGCAAAAAGTGCtaatatacctacatataatGAGCCACTACAACATCCATGTGAATACACTCCAATGATTGGAcgttatttacaaaatttgtaTGAAACTCAACCAGGAGCactaaattattatcttgatATGATTTTACTGCTCACTCATGCTGCTGCAG ATTCAACTTCTTTGCAAGCATTATTAGAAGTTGTTGGTTGTATTCCAAATTATATgagagaaatttatgaaaaagaattaccATGGCTCCGTACCTTACTTACATCCACAAAACCGGATGTAAGATATTTGGTTGCTAAAGTCTATGGTGTTATAACTTCTAATTTTTCATCTGTTGATTTCGAAAAACACATTTCGGAGATTATAgatatgataaagaaaaaacatgtaGAATCACAGCATGGTTCATTATTGGCTTTAACTTTCATGATGGAGAggaatttgataattaaacgaaatgaaaatagagaCGACCTGCTCAATTGGGAGATGTATATTCATGttgttaaaattatat gtACATTTCTTCATGAAAGTACAACATTACTTATGGATGCTGCAGTTGAAGCTATTGGTATTGTAGGAAAAACATTTCCTTTACCATTACCTGCAGAAGGAAatgatgaattaaataaaaaagcagtTACAGAAACACTGTTTTCTATAGTAACTGATGTAAAAATTAAGACTAag gTGAAGGAAAAGGCAGTGATCTCTTTAGGATACATATGCGTTGCAGAAGATTTTCCACACACTACATATATAATAgacaaaataattacaatggcGAAAGAA actaaagatatagaaattcatttaattatggGCGAAGCTCTAGTATGTTGTGTTCAGGGACAGGCATCTCCAGAAGGACGAGATGCATGGACAACTCTTCCTAGTGAATATAAGATTTCATTTAGCAACAAGAGTATTGaacttttaatatatgtactagatgaattattaaaaatgtacaaGATACCACATCCTAATTCCAGACAG gccACATGCATATGGTTGTTAGCACTATTAAAACATAATGTTCAACGAGATTGtatcaaaacaaaattatcaGCAATTCATCATGCTTTTATAGAATTTCTTTCTGAGGACAgtg ATATAATACAGGATTTAGCAGCAAAGGGACTTAGTCTAGTACATGCTAATAGCACACAAGAAGAACGTAATTCTTTAGTATCGTCTATATTAGAACAGTTTATGCAAGGTCGCAGAACTGTACAACAAGTTACAAGTGATACAAAACTATTTGAAGAGGGCCAGTTAGGAAAAAGTCCTAGTGG tGGTAATATATCAACATATAGAGAAATATGCTCTCTTGCAACTGAGTTACAAAAACCAGAAttggtttattattttatgcgaTTAGCTAATCATAATGCAGTTTGGACATCTAAGAAAGGTGCTGCATTTGGATTTGCAGCTATAGCTAGTATAGCAAGTGATGaattaaataagtatttaCCAAGTATCATACCAAGATTATACAGATATCAGTTTGATCCTACTCCAAAACTTCAACAAAGTATGAGTAGTATATGGCGTGAAATTGTTCCTTCTACAATTAAAGCT CTTGAACAATATCACAAAGAAATATTGgatgatattagaaataatttgacAAATAATGAATGGCGTGTACGCATAAGTTGTTGTAATGCTTTATCTGATTTGTTGAGAGCAAATATCCATATAAATTTAGAATTATATGCTCCTGAATTATGGATGAAATTGTTTCGTGTAATGGATGACATTCATGAAGGTACAAGGCTAGCTGCTACAAATACGGCCAAAGTACTTAGCAAA gtttGTATACGACACTGTGATTCTTCATATGGTAAAGCAGGTGAAGATTTATTACAAGCCATTTTACCACCATTACTTGATATTGGTGTACTTCATACAATAGATACTGTGAGAGCAGTATCATTACAAACAGTATCTCAACTTGTAACATCAGCTGGAAATTTGCTTAAACCTGCTCTAGTCAACTTAATACCTGCTCTTTTAAGTGCAATCGGAGAATCTGAGAATCCTAATCTGTCATATTTAAGTAATGCATATGGTACGACATCCGAAGCACAAGATGCTATTGATGCATTAAGAACTTCTGTTGCAAAAGGTCATCATGCAACAGAAACAATATCTAAA tgTATACAATATATCGACGCGTCTATTTTGAAAGAGTTGATGCCAAaagtaatagaattaataaaatgcaGCGTTGGTTTTGGAACAAAGATTGCTTGTTCCCATTTTTTGATTCTTCTTAGTACTCATTTGAAACAAGAGATGCAACCATATACTG gtaagcTTTTAGTTGTTTTGGTAAATGGTTTAGCTGATCGTAATGCTGCGGTTAGACGAAATAATGCTATTGCTATTGGTCATGTGGTTGGATCAGCAAAGGAATCTAgtcttgaaaaattatttaacactTTAAATACTTGGTATATGGAAAAAGAAG atgATTCCATTAGATTAGCAGTTGGACAAACTTTGCAATccataaataatcataatcaagagttattaagaaattatttaaatattattatacctcTTATATTTTTTGCTATGCATGCAGAAAAAACTCAAG CAAATGAAAATACAGTTGCACTATGGACTGAATTATGGAATGATATAACACCAGGAACAGAAACAGGAATTAGgcaaaatttaaatacaataactACTACTCTACGTGGAGCTTTAGAATCAGCATCATGGAATACTAAAGTACAAGCAGCAAATGCAGTTAATACAGTAGCATCAAAGTTGGGTAGTGGTGTTGATCTAGATGCAAGAAATactttattaaaagtattgaCAGATGGATTACGAGGACGAACGTGGAATGGCAAAGAGAGACTCTTAAGTGCTCTTGCTACATTAGCAAGTAATAGCAA AGAAACCTTGCACgaagatgaaaaattgaaagaaatgataatagaaacactatatagagaaagtaaaaaagaagcgGTAGAATATCGTCAACATGCTCTACAAGCTTTCTGTACTGTATTACATGAGTTagatatcgataaatttacagaagtttataatattgctcaagaaattttaacgaaa TTATCAAATAAAAAcgctgatgatgatgatgattctattgttgaaaattctaagaggaaagaaaataatatcaagtTACAAGAAGTAGTATATGAAATGCTAGGCAAAGCATGGCCATCTTCTAAAAAGACACAgg acAACTTTTGTATAGAATTTGTACACCACTGTCAACAAGTATTACCGAATACAACGAGATCTGTACAAGTTGCTATATTGACATCACTAAATCATTTTGTGGATAAACTTgttctttttacaataaattatgcaaatatgacgacaaaagataaagaaacattaaattcattatgtGATATGCTTTGCAATATATTGTCAAATTgtataa gTACTCCGAGATATAcaagaataagaaaggaaggattaaatatagttatttcgctttcaaaaaaattaaatgaaacaaaaaatattgaaaatcttgacaaaataaaattagtgCTTAAAGAATTAATGCCAGATTTAGCAAAGGATAATCAACCTGAAATTCGAACAAGagttatagatattaaagaaatgcTGAAAATGTAA